The Pyrenophora tritici-repentis strain M4 chromosome 10, whole genome shotgun sequence genome contains a region encoding:
- a CDS encoding DUF1769 multi-domain protein has translation MAHHEQYMLRVTAGATYDVSTHENVLVNTEKPVQIQSDLIDATVHMRIKDYRGHPEGSPSTSPYFSTPEHPYDRYSISFSFTPKTDIAGDKLVFGNDFDHPIRDRLPPLFDKAFGVVKWWIDPGLDGDVYADEPYLYGALLSSINVLRIGAKGDADKSTAGELEGKAQTEGDVEVDGSEGEAIVYSEGADGDGVDVRKEKGVPDKAAARQKHFLNEQRRKDFTFEAGREYKCDFFNPYLDFNEFALKIGYGLPNISIIGHWDGQPLRYVLKNRETNKELFVVVIELLPTEQAKKEGAEDPKEKFEEVHGKEGEKEDDELD, from the exons ATGGCGCACCACGAGCAGTACATGCTGCGAGTAACGGCGGGGGCAACTTACGACGTCTCAACGCATGAGAATGTGCTGGTGAATACGGAGAAGCCTGTGCAGATACAGTCAGACCTGATTGATGCGACAGTACACATGCGGATCAAGGACTACAGAG GACACCCAGAAGGCTCGCCGTCAACATCGCCCTACTTCTCCACGCCCGAACACCCGTATGACCGCTATTCGATATCCTTTTCCTTCACACCCAAGACCGATATCGCAGGCGATAAACTGGTCTTTGGCAACGACTTTGACCACCCGATTCGCGACCGTCTGCCGCCTCTGTTCGACAAGGCGTTTGGTGTTGTCAAGTGGTGGATCGACCCTGGACTAGATGGCGATGTGTATGCAGATGAACCGTACCTGTACGGTGCGCTACTGAGCAGCATCAACGTGCTGAGGATCGGCGCAAAAGGCGATGCGGACAAGTCGACGGCAGGTGAGCTAGAAGGAAAAGCGCAAACCGAGGGCGACGTGGAAGTCGACGGATCCGAAGGCGAGGCTATAGTCTACTCGGAAGGCGCGGATGGAGATGGAGTTGACGTTCGCAAAGAAAAGGGAGTCCCTGACAAGGCTGCTGCGCGACAAAAGCACTTCCTCAACGAGCAACGACGGAAAGACTTTACATTCGAGGCGGGACGGGAGTACAAGTGCGACTTCTTTAACCCGTACCTCGACTTCAACGAGTTTGCGCTCAAGATAGGTTACGGACTGCCCAACATCTCCATCATTGGCCACTGGGACGGACAACCACTGCG ATATGTGCTGAAGAACCGTGAAACGAACAAGGAGCTGTTTGTGGTTGTGATTGAGTTGCTGCCGACGGAACAAGCGAAGAAGGAGGGTGCCGAGGACCCGAAGGAGAAGTTTGAAGAGGTGCATGGGAAGGAGGGGGAGAAGGAAGATGATGAACTGGACTAG
- a CDS encoding LeuB, Isocitrate-isopropylmalate dehydrogenase, with the protein MAARTLRIGLIPGDGIGREVIPAGRRILEALPSSLGLKFSFSHHEAGWETFQKTGAALPDKTVEALKSDCDGALFGAVSSPTVQTKGYSSPIVALRKKMKLYANVRPVKSVRGNPRAVDLVIVRENTEDLYVKEEKTYTAPDGSKIAEAIKRISETASFNIAAMAGDIALRRQRVRSAGAASIHTQPLVTITHKSNVLSQTDGLFRETARRALQDAKYQSLGVEEQIVDSMVYKLFRQPQDYDVIVAPNLYGDILSDGAAALVGSLGLVPSANVGKEFVIGEPCHGSAPDIEGQGIANPIATIRSTALMLEFMGEEEAAAAIYRAVDEQLVEGRLVSPDLGGEGQDGGGCRGCL; encoded by the exons ATGGCCGCACGCACACTGAGGATAG GCCTCATCCCAGGTGACGGCATCGGCCGTGAAGTCATCCCCGCTGGCCGCCGCATCCTCGAAGCGCTGCCCTCATCCCTCGGCCTCAAattctccttctcccaccACGAGGCCGGCTGGGAGACATTCCAAAAGACAGGCGCTGCGCTCCCCGATAAAACGGTGGAAGCACTAAAATCAGACTGCGATGGCGCCCTATTCGGAGCCGTCAGCTCGCCCACGGTCCAAACCAAGGGCTACTCCAGCCCCATCGTCGCCCTCCGCAAGAAAATGAAGCTCTACGCCAACGTCCGCCCCGTCAAGAGCGTGCGCGGCAACCCCCGCGCCGTCGACCTAGTCATCGTGCGCGAAAACACCGAGGACCTATACGTCAAAGAAGAGAAGACCTACACGGCACCCGACGGCAGCAAGATCGCCGAAGCAATCAAGCGAATCTCCGAAACCGCGTCCTTCAACATCGCCGCCATGGCAGGTGACATTGCTCTCCGCCGGCAGCGCGTCCGCTCCGCCGGCGCCGCGTCGATTCACACGCAACCCCTCGTTACAATCACACACAAATCAAACGTCCTCTCGCAGACCGACGGCTTGTTTCGCGAAACCGCCCGTCGCGCCCTGCAAGATGCTAAATACCAATCTCTCGGCGTGGAAGAACAAATCGTCGACTCAATGGTGTATAAGCTCTTCCGCCAACCACAAGATTACGACGTCATCGTCGCGCCCAACCTCTACGGCGACATCTTATCCGACGGCGCCGCCGCTCTCGTTGGCTCCCTCGGTCTCGTCCCTTCTGCTAATGTTGGCAAGGAGTTTGTGATTGGTGAGCCTTGTCATGGATCGGCCCCGGATATTGAGGGCCAAGGCATTGCGAATCCGATTGCGACGATTCGGTCGACGGCACTCATGTTGGAGTTTATGGGGGAGGAGGAGGCGGCCGCGGCGATTTATAGGGCTGTGGATGAGCAGTTGGTCGAGGGGAGGTTGGTTAGTCCGGATTTGGGGGGGGAAGGCCAAGACGGAGGAGGTTGTCGAGGATGTTTGTAG
- a CDS encoding Dimer-Tnp-hAT domain containing protein — MPVAKEQVGDVPEGLVPAIKLEPPPGFEQDEWEQLTDGFACEADEIDGRPINLSVPYTGSLSGSARAIAQRERKALFDKEEKVLESVRTADRSAKYQLKKSLLQQPKYKLANSARQAKLLEKEWDILSEKRFTQKKSVAKDILAIPIAQVGVERVFNVAKDVIGSRRHRLSARTIQQIMVLKDTISQEEEQGLDYLVAQLGEDGEPIDEVNDLFELPASLEHTFDIDEENQTTEEESEEEVQEERQLPPRKRQRPQRYRDN; from the exons atgcctgtcgcgaaagagcaagtcggcgacgtacctgaaggcctagttccagccatcaaactTGAACCTCCGCCTGGGTTCGAACAAGATGAGTGGGAGCAGCTTACCGAT GGATTTGCGTGTGAAGCTGACGAGATTGACG gccgacctaTCAATTTGAGCGTCCCCTATACTGGCTCTCTGAGTGGTAGCGCCCGTGCTATTGCTCAACGTGAACGCAAAGCTCTTTTCgataaagaggagaaggtacTTGAAAGCGTTAGAACAGCCGACCGCTCCGCGAAGTACCAACTGAAGAAATCGCTTTTGCAACAGCCTAAGTATAAATTAGCAAATAGTGCTAGACAGGCTAAGCTGCTAGAGAAAGAGTGGGATATACTTTCAGAGAAGCGGTTTACCCAGAAAAAGTCTG TGGcgaaggatatactagcaATACCAATTGCTCAGGTTGGGGTTGAAAGAGTTTTCAATGTTGCTAAGGATGTTATTGGTAGTCGGAGGCACCGACTATCTGCCCGGACAATACAGCAGATAATGGTTCTTAAGGATACAATATctcaagaggaagaacaGGGTCTAGACTACCTAGTTGCTCAATTAGGGGAGGATGGAGAGCCAATTGACGAGGTTAATGATCTTTTTGAGCTTCCAGCCTCGTTAGAGCATACCTTCGATATAGATGAGGAGAACCAGActacagaagaagagtcggaggaagaggtccaggaggagcgtcaattgccacctcgaaagcgccagcgtcctCAGCGCTACCGTGATAATTAG
- a CDS encoding Membrane-bound metallopeptidase, translating into MPLRNLKRAAEGTPGPHGPHKRAKTAKGSASQPILMDDSQPELSIRTSPRKALAAAASQATEDAPFESQLRDAIPEATIQPPAEGSRAATEATSEAIEGGDDTGFDDEFTDNFDGIDWKRLPRFTKPLRTLKRNKSWVYQYGYRVASLREPHRTFFVCKYCHHRKIFCAYPEVTKSTSNAINHLAQKLLGHGYDRKGKLDSITLPRGQTTLKMMTEGGVDVPQGVANELGNFDVQRFRYAAVTWLVDNNHPLREFETPAFRQMIEFANPEAADALWVSHNSVASFVMRLYRYMEPQVVQMLSSAISKIHISFDGWTTKGGKRGFFGVVAHFADADGTIRDLPIALPQLTGAHTGERIAEVVGNIIDVFGITRSQLGYFVLDNAYANDTAVTKLAQRFEFTASHHRLRCGPHTLNLVGQMIIFGFDKDAYDNDQDEHKTEAAYLQEWRQQGPLGVLIDIINYIQTPQQHDLFADCQRRVNAKAPDQKQEILEPVKPVVTRWNSFHDTFVRAAKLHNAVDEYAQSHIERTMGADAYARSRNNKLTKVPAWMRSNGLTADDWAVITQYISVLEPLKEATKRLEARGKAGRFGAIYEVIPVFEAVLAVYEQLLKNHESVDYNANSAPEDHLPINLRAAWAKLNAYYTKLDESPAYFAATCLHPYYKNYCENSWRDKPSWLEANNAGLKQLWAFYKPQIQRQSRPPVRLSSGINDAINALVNAEPYGIVEVTEMDELERWRRFELRWTQEQFEQGSNPVSYWISLRPKYPNLARMAIDILTIPASSCECERLFSELGDLLEPRRRKIGSQLLAAIQCTVRNNQLSGS; encoded by the coding sequence ATGCCGCTTCGTAACCTAAAACGCGCCGCCGAGGGCACCCCCGGCCCCCACGGCCCCCACAAGCGCGCCAAAACAGCTAAAGGCAGTGCATCGCAGCCTATCCTGATGGACGATTCGCAGCCTGAGCTGTCTATCCGCACCTCGCCACGTAAAGccctagctgctgcagcaaGCCAGGCCACCGAAGACGCGCCGTTCGAGTCGCAGTTGCGCGACGCTATACCAGAAGCTACTATACAACCGCCGGCCGAGGGTAGTAGGGCTGCTACGGAGGCTACAAGTGAGGCTATCGAAGGCGGGGATGATACTGGCTTTGATGACGAGTTTACGgacaactttgacggcattgatTGGAAGCGTTTACCGCGTTTTACGAAGCCGCTGCGTACGTTGAAGCGCAACAAAAGTTGGGTATATCAGTACGGTTACCGCGTTGCCTCTCTCCGTGAGCCTCATCGTACGTTCTTTGtttgcaaatactgccatcATCGTAAGATCTTTTGCGCCTATCCAGAGGTTACAAAGTCGACCAGTAACGCTATCAACCACCTCGCGCAGAAGCTACTTGGCCACGGCTACGATCGCAAGGGCAAACTGGATTCGATTACACTACCGCGAGGCCAAACGACGCTTAAGATGATGACCGAGGGCGGTGTCGATGTACCTCAAGGCGTCGCTAACGAGCTcggaaacttcgacgtacagcGCTTTCGATACGCCGCTGTTACGTGGCTTGTCGACAATAACCACCCTCTCCGCGAGTTCGAAACGCCTGCGTTTAGGCAGATGATAGAGTTTGCCAACCCGGAGGCAGCTGACGCGCTGTGGGTAAGTCACAACAGTGTAGCTAGCTTCGTGATGAGGCTGTATCGCTATATGGAGCCGCAGGTTGTTCAGATGCTCTCGTCGGCTATTAGTAAaatccatataagcttcgatggctggacgacaaaaggcggcaagcgcggcttctttggagttgTTGCTCATTTTGCTGACGCCGACGGCACTATCAGGGACCTACCTAtcgcgctgcctcagcttacgggcgcccacacgggcgagaggatagctgAAGTTGTTGGCAATATAATCGATGTCTTCGGTATAACACGTAGCCAGcttgggtactttgtgctcgacaACGCGTACGCTAATGACACCGCCGTCACCAAACTCGCCCAACGCTTTGAATTTACAGCAAGCCAtcaccgcctccgctgcggccctcacacacTTAACTTAGTCGGACAGATGATTATCTTCGGCTTTGATAAGGACGCGTACGATAATGATCAGGACGAGCACAAAACAGAGGCAGCCTACCTACAAGAATGGCGGCAGCAAGGTCCGCTTGGTGTACTaatcgatatcatcaacTACATCCAAACACCGCAACAACACGATCTTTTTGCCGATTGCCAGCGCCGTGTTAACGCTAAGGCTCCCGACCAAAAGCAGGAAATACTCGAGCCGGTAAAGCCAGTCGTCACGCGCTGGAACAGCTTTCACGACACCTTTGTACGCGCCGCAAAACTCCATAACGCCGTTGATGAGTACGCCCAAAGCCACATCGAAAGGACGATGGGCGCCGACGCGTACGCGCGTAGCCGTAACAATAAGCTCACTAAAGTACCAGCTTGGATGAGATCTAATGGGCTTACGGCTGACGATTGGGCGGTAATAACCCAGTATATATCAGTGTTGGAGCCGCTAAAGGAGGCgacaaaacggcttgaagctCGCGGTAAAGCTGGCCGTTTCGGCGCGATATACGAGGTTATACCTGTCTTCGAAGCTGTACTTGCCGTGTACGAGCAGCTACTTAAAAACCACGAAAGCGTCGACTATAATGCCAATAGCGCGCCAGAAGATCACCTTCCTATCAACCTACGCGCAGCTTGGGCAAAGCTTAACGCGTATTACACTAAGCTCGACGAATCACCCGCATACTTTGCcgctacctgcctccacccatactacaagaactactgtgagaacagctggcgcgacaaaccgaGCTGGCTTGAGGCAAACAACGCTGGGTTGAAACAACTTTGGGCGTTCTATAAGCCGCAAATACAGCGCCAAAGTCGCCCACCAGTGCGGCTCTCAAGCGGTATCAacgacgccatcaacgcgcTCGTTAATGCGGAGCCTTATGGCATTGTTGAGGTGACAGAGATGGATGAGCTGGAGCGTTGGCGACGGTTTGAACTCCGctggacgcaggagcagttcGAACAAGGTAGTAATCCTGTTAGCTATTGGATAAGCCTACGCCCAAAGTATCCTAACCTAGCGCGTATGGCGATCGATATATTAACAATACCAGCCTCAAGTTGTGAGTGCGAGCGGCTGTTCAGCGAGCTCGGTGATTTATTAGAGCCAAGGCGACGCAAAATTGGGTCACAACTGCTtgcagcaatacagtgcacagtccgcaacaatcaattaagtgggtcctag
- a CDS encoding HHT1, Histones H3 and H4, with translation MARTKPRPKVTGKAGRGGPDGKTVTGGKPAQKALASKARRQVAGKSTRKAPVAVKKKRKFKAGTVALREIKRYQRGFELLLRKLPFSRVVREFAQVHKADIRFQRSAIEALQEATEAFLVGYFEDCNINAIHAKRVTIQEKDSQLARRYFARELLAFL, from the exons ATGGCAAGGACAAAACCACGGCCTAAGGTCACCGGTAAAGCCGGCCGGGGTGGTCCTGATGGCAAGACAGTTACTGGCGGCAAGCCGGCTCAGAAGGCCCTTGCTAGTAAGGCTAGACGTCAAGTAGCAGGAAAGTCTACGCGAAAGGCACCTGTAGCTgttaagaagaagcgcaagtttaAGGCAGGCA CTGTCGCATTACGGGAAATCAAGAGATACCAGAGAGGTTTTGAACTACTCTTGCGAAAACTCCCCTTTTCCCGCGTAGTGCGCGAATTTGCACAGGTGCACAAGGCCGATATCCGCTTTCAACGATCTGCAATCGAAGCTCTTCAGGAAGCTACAGAAGCTTTCTTAGTTGGTTATTTTGAGG ACTGCAACATCAATGCTATTCACGCAAAGAGGGTTACTATTCAAGAGAAGGATTCTCAATTGGCTAGGCGCTACTTTGCGCGCGAGTTACTAGCTTTTCTCTAG